The window ttttcttttgcccATCTGTGGACACAAAAGGAGGCAGTGACTTTGCAAGGCAACGACAGCAGAAAGATTCAAAGCGTCCTTTCAGCCTCATCTTGGCAGCGTGTGGGCGTACCGTGACAGCGTtggagagagaggaaaaaaaaaaaaaaaaaaaaaaaaaaaagtggcagatCGGCATGCACCACATAATTGTGTGAACAAAGCATTTAAATGTGGTTGTGTGTCCTTTAAAAAGGTCACTTTTTTCTCCAGTCGCTTTGTTGATTCATTTAATGAAGTCTTTTACTCTGAATATTGTCTTTTCAGAAGGTCACAGTTTGATATTTGCCATAATTTCTCGTTTTTATTCAGCTCCTGTAATTGATTTAGACACATAGAAATGACAAGATGCTGCGgtattgcttgttttttttaactctacaGTGAATCCCCGCAGGTAATTGACACCTCgcaaaataatttataattgcctacatatgccacaagatggcagcagacAACTACCTTAGTTTAAATGAGACCTCAGCTCACTTCTacagttccttgacaccaagatgccaacaGATGGCGCCAAAAATGGCGAACTGTTAATAGGGGGCGGTTGAGTGtatacctgcttctgattggagCTTTTTTTGGGCCACTTCTCGAGCAGGAACTTGCCTAAAACGGCTACGGCAAATACAAACTGACGACTTCCCGTGTGCTGTTCTGACGGACATTTCGTGTCGGTCAATCAAACAAGAGTCGaaggataatttttttctaactttccagggaGTGCTACCGAGTGAATTTTGCAGGGATCCTGTTGGGGACCcctgaaaaacattttcaccaggatacacaaATGCTTCTGAATTTAGCATCGCTCATCTGTCCAAGATACTTGCTTTCGATTGCGGCTCATTTAGGCAAATTCCCGAGAAGGATTTTGTCAAAGTACAAGCTTTGTAATTAGCCAGGCTTCAAACCAATATGGTTGACTTCTTGTTCAATTTTATGCATGCCAACTGGTAAAACtggtgtcgggggggggggccccCTAAAGCCCCCTCTCAGCATCCAGACCTGGTTACCTGAGAAGTAGTGCCACTCTGTGGACATTGTGGAAATTACTGCATGAGTGACATCCATTCATTTGCTGCGCGGCAGGCAGTAAAAAGAGGATTTCCTGCGGAGATGAGAGCGATGACTTTGTGACCCGCTGTCACGCAGACAGCGTGGGAAGACGAAGGCGGCGCGACGGACGTGGCTCGAGCAAATGGGAATTGCATCAGACGGACTTTTTTAAGTGTAGTGGCGAGGGGATAAGACAATGTGCATCAGGATAGAGGAAGTAGTCTTTATGGACTCACTGATGAGGAAGAATGCTGACGGTGGGTGGAACACACGTGCACTCCCCTTCCCCATCCCTCTGGCTAATTATGCcaacataaatactgtacattactcaCCAAAAAGTGAAAGATACATTGGTGACTTGACTTACGTTTGATTCATTCCTTGACCACGCTTGAAcgtcaaaacactcaaatcatctagctccattgaaatgaatgaaaatgccaataatctgttccacgcaccccaaaaacatgaacaaacattttttgaacccgtttttaaaaatgtacacacacatcttctgCAATGAGCGCCTTGGTCACCAGGGGGCCACATAATGCATGTCGATGACAAAACAAGAAAGTCGACTAAATtgcaaaaatattcatttttcgcagaagataaagaacatatgcctgtgagtattgttgtatgcatTTGTTCAAATacacctttttaattttttttaatatattacaGCAACAACATTGTTAGTTTCATTGGGCTGTTTATGATGTTTTTGAATTGTGtattaacattaagctagcagactttggtAAGACATGATTAAGTGGCTTGGTTAAATCAATGTgggattgtctttgttttacgtTTAGTTTTATGAAAACCTTCAATAGCTTCGGGCAAGCACTTGAAGAGTTagtcactatctgccaaactgctgcttgttgtcaagtttGATTCACGGGACACACCATAGCACGGACTCGtaacttaacaaaaaaaaaaaaaaaaaaaaaaaaaaaaccaaaccagagagagaaaagagaaaaaaaatcgcCAGAGCAATGGTTTGCATATTGAAAACCCCCTATCAGATCAAGTTGAGGTACCTGAAAAGTCACTAAATAGCCCAATATACCGATTTTGGGAGTAGTGTACACTTATTAAAACATTacaatctcatggcacaccaaacTTCAaaaatttctcaaaaatattttctctgtTCATCAGGGGGATTACATTTAATACCAACCTGCGATACagagacaaactttttttttttttttttaaatggttaaaacccaaataataaaacatctgTTTTTAAAACACGTTGTAAACATATCTcaacgctaaaaaaaaaatggaagcataAAATGTCCAGAAAATACAGATTATTAATGGAGGGAAAATAATTAGGAACAACAAACTAACCGAAGGAAGAACAAGTACACACTCATTGTGTTGCTCTTTACTACAGGAAATAGTGAGGAGGGGGGCTTTGTTGTGGGCAGACAACACGTGCGCGACCTCAACAATATTAAGTGCTGCAGTAACCAAATGTTGCTGCCCAGGTGAGCAGTGTACAAAGAATGATTATGCTTCTCTGTTATACATTTGTAAGTCACGTGCCAATATTTCCACTCAACGCGGACTATGCTCTTTCTGACTACCATTGCATTCTCTTATCCCAGGGACATGGCTTTCTTTGTCGGACTCCTCCATCCACTGATTTCATCAAACAGGAACTATCCACTTAACCACCAACAGCCATTAGTCAGGATTgagtaagtcacatacagtGTACGGGAGACTTGCAGTTATGCAGGTACTGTACAGATGCACAGAAATTAACTGGAATTTATGTTTTCCATTGAACATAAAAATGTCTTGTATGGTTTTTGATAGAAAAGGAAATATTGGAGTAACATGTgatctgtggggggggggggggggaataaccGCTAACAAAGTACGTTTTCctgaatattttatattttctcaCAATGAACTACGATGAggtcaccaaaaaaaataagaaaaagaaaaaaaaaaatctaaaccagATCGTCGTGAGtgtattataattaattaagcTCGCCAACCGCACCTGTTAGCATTCACACCAAACACGTTGAATGAATTGTAGCTTTTAATTAGTatcatcataacatttaaaGTATAATGAAGAATTTGGCCTACATATTAGAGACTTGGAGTAAAATTCAACTCGCCTTCTGgtcaaagtactttttttttttttttttttatataaatgttttgtaataGCGCTGCCATGTAAAACTAATCCAAGACAAAAACGAGTCCTCATTCAGCACGTGCATGCTACTATTTTTTAATCAACCCAAACTTTAATCGTTTCCAGAATAGCGGAAAAtgactaccaaaaaaaaaaaaaaagaaaaaaaaaaagaaaggaaaagatAAATCACGTCGCAGTGCACCAACGTCATCTTTGCCACTCACAGCCAATGGGAGGCATATTTGAATGTTGCGTTTCAAGGTTAACTTTTGGTACGAAAACtaggaaacacttttttttccccctcatttaaAGTGCAAAGAAGAATTCGGCGTACATTGTAAAGACTTGGAGAAAAGGTTCAACTCACCTTCTGGTCGAAATAAAAAGTTTCATAGCTGACGGGAATCTCAGAGGAGGGAAACGAGCCTCCGCGTCTGGTGAACAATTGTCGAGTTTTGAAGGCGTGAAAAGAGCCAACAAACAATAATAGCATGCAGGTGACTGCAGCGACATCCAAAAGTCTCTTCCCGGctccaaatgtcattttttctgCCGTCCTGTCAACACTCCCGCCGTCAGCACATTTTGGGGACAGAAGACCGGATGATCCTCTTAAAGAGGAGGAAAGAGGAAGTGAAACTGCCTGTCAGCAGACATCAAAGTGTTTCTAATTTAAGCGACAATAAATATCACGGGTCCAGCAACTGACGATAAACAACGAAACTTCCTTTCGGGGTTTTAGAAAGCCCCATTTGGTTCACGTTTTATCATCTAGTTGCTAGCGGCGAGCCGTCGGCATCGTCGCTGGCTAAACCCAAAGGCTCATGGGAGTTGGAGTTGTTTACGTTGCTCCGTTGACACGCTAACATCTCAGCATGGATCTATAAAAAGCAGAGGTGGCACAAGTACTCAAACTCTGTATTATACATAAACAGTAGTAGAGATTCTTGTGTAAGAAAAACaatccataaaataaaagaagaaaaagactcTTGTTTTAGGAAAAGTAAAACAGTAAGCTCCTCCTTGAactgtgtgtcccagtgatcttAGAATCTTAAATTGTCCgtggctttatgcccctggcagggggcgcccatggcaaacaggtccgaggtgagggaccagacaaagcatggctacaaacaaaaaaaaaactcccatgATGCGTAAAATGATTGAATCACTTGGCTtccccaagtccacaaaacatatgtagacCGGTTGAgtgaactcccacgcaccctcgaggaccttgcCGAGGGTGGTGAGGTGGTCCACTGTTCCGCGggcaggatgaaaaccacactgctcctcctgtatCTGAGATTGGAATCCctacggaccctcctctccagcacccctgaatagaccttaccagggaggctgaggagtgtgatcccatGTAGGTGCGCGACATGgccccctgcctcccccgggacatgggtgaagttcagttgaaactccttctgacataTCCACTGAGATCTCCTGATTTCTATCCGCTTTGTATTACGGTCTCTACTTTCTTATTCATCCCTGCGATAAATGGGGTTGAACATGTTCAAAAGACATTCCAATTGGGCATGCTGAAGACCACCGTTAGtcagattatttattattattcagagTAATTTAGAGTATATTTTATACACAAAAACCTCCCCGTAGTGTTTTCCTACTGCGTTAACCACACATCCATTGGATTAAAAATAAGtcactgcaaaataaaaacatgtcaaatatAAAAGCAAAGTGCTAAATTTGTAcgacaaaaaaatgttacagcaaaaaaacaataggAGGAGTGCAGTTATACGGCGTGTGTGTGCAATACAGTACGTTACAGTTCTGATAAATACATGAGCACTAAATCGCAGTTATGGCATAAAACATGCTGGCAAGCTTATGAATGAAACACAACTATACACAAATTACACGACAGGAGGCCGGCCATGTTACAATTATGTGGCTAcggaggcaaaaaaaacaaaaacaaagaaatgcctCGGCGTAAAATGAAATATTAGTCCGTTAAAACCTTCCAGAGCTAGAGTACGGCTAAAAaacgaaatggaaaaaaaaataaaaaataataataataataataaatggaatCAAATGCTGATTTACGGTGGCTGAAACCCTACTGTAGCAGCAAGTAGGAGGCAAAATATTTCACAGTTTGTCGAGGAGCAAGCCGCTTGGACATTTATTCCATATGCTTGATATCCTGCCATTAAACTATTGCGCTGAATTGTCTGACTGGTAAGGACAAAGAACGTATTAGTAcccatttattcaatatccagCTTCAGGTCAAAGTACGAGTATACTATTTATCCTGGCTAGTAAAACAACGACACACACTAGTAGCAAGACACcctagtcgttctactagtgtgctgaattgtcttagtAGGGAGGAAAaggagcatactagtacatcgACCTTAAGTTGGATATCAAAGATTTTGAGTGGTAGGTAGTACTACTAGTTTTCACTATTCAGGGTCCGGCCTGGTCCCTATATcccgcgaatagcaaaaaatctgcagataattgacggccattacaATTGCACCGAgagaaggaagaaaagaagaaggaaaaaaaaaaaaaaagaattgttgttttttgtttttttttttaccccaaaagtACCACTAAGCATTTTCCGGGTTGAaaaacaaggggaaaaaaacaacaaaaagaaaaaagaaatattaaaaaaaaaaaaaaaaagaatagggaaaaaaaattggaaaacaaaTCCGCAGATTGAGGTCGAACTgagagtatgcgggggtccactgtattagtACAATTCGTAATTGTACTAGTATGCCAAGTTTACTAGTGCGACGGTCCTTCTACGAGTGTGCTGAATTATCATAACAAGTGAGGACGAAGAGCATATGCGTACATGGGACCCTAAACTGGctatcaaggatatggaatcAATGTTCAAAGAGCTTTCTTTTACAGAAAGACAATTGTGCAACatattaaggggggggggggggggaaacacacacacacattctctaATGTAAACGGCAACAAAATCCAACCCGGCCGACGGAGCGTTTAGCATAACACTGCTGGTGAATACTGAGACTTGGGCGTGACTTGTCGCCGCGACGACGGCGGGAAACGGAGCCGTGTCTAGTTGAGGCTGCAGCAGCTCAGGTAGCTGATGGTCTTGCCCTCGCCGGGCACGGGGGCAGCGTCATTGTCGTCCAGCTTGTTGTGCTTGGACTCGCGGATGAGCTGGCAGGCCAGGTCCAGGAAGAGCTTCTCCACGTTGTCCGACTCCTTGGCCGAGGTCTCCAGATACAGCATGCTCTGCGCCTCGGCGAAGTCCTCGGCCCGCTGGCGCGCCACCTCCCGCTTCTCGGCCAGGTCGATCTTGTTACCTGAGGGCGACTGATGAGTTGCATTGGTTCTGTGACCGCGTTCGTAACACAGATCATCTTTGCCCGttgaaaaaatggaaataccatCCATCTGTTCCAGCGTCCCCCTAAAATGGACTCTGTAATAATGCCAAACCCCAAGTGATTCCAAGAGACCAAGATTGTTGCGTTTGGATTCAAGGATGAAGTCTTTGGATGAAATCATTTTTGGGAATTTAGGGATCGAAAACACGTGTTACGAATGTTACGAATGTCCAAAAACACTCACCGACTAATATGGTCACCACCTGGTTGTTGGCGTACTGCTCGATCTCCCGCAGCCACTCGGGAAGGCACCGGAAGGAGTCCTCGCAGGTGATGTCGTAGGTAAGAATGAGGGCGTTGGCACTGCGGTAATAACTCTGAGTGATGGAGCGGAACCTCTCCTGGCCCGCAGTGTCCCATATCTGCAGCTTCACTTTCTGCCCCTTGATCTCCACCGTCTTAATCATGAAATCCACCCCGATCGTAGCCCCCTGGCCAGGCGGGAAAAGGCCCTGAAAGGAGCCCAGAAAAACCTGAGCAGTCATTCGCAGTGTGGTaagcaggctccctctagtggtatgcgaaGGAATGACTGCCCAAGTACAATTcggttgtattgaactttttgaGTTCCATATATTTGCATTGAATCTTCAAGAACAGTTGGTTTTGAAACACTTATTCGGGTACAAATTTGATGTCACGCATATgcacaatacatttgaattgaatgatATAAGTCAAATGCTGTGGATTTAACTGAACCGTTCAAATGTTGAATGTGAGACTTGAAGTCGGAATGGTTTGGTTTGACTCCgtcggtcaagaaatgtgaaaGGATGAGGTAGATGTGTACAATATCGCTTATTTTGTGAGTTGAAGATTTTGAAGTCGGgatggtttgaatcagtcagGAAATGTGGAAGAAGGAGGTCAATAAAATCTCTGAAAATCTGGGAGTTTGGGGAGTGGGAATTCTAAAATGTCCTGAATGAGCgaaacagtttgaagttggaatgattGGAATGAATCAACAAACGTGGAAGGAGGAGGTGAATGTGTAAAGTCTCTCTTTATTTCAAAATGGTATTGCGAAATTTGCAAATTTGATTGTGAAAAATGGGGAATTTGGGCAATGGGCTAATTCTTGGAATGTGAAAAACAGATGTACTGAGATAGTTTGAATTTGGAATGGGAATGAGGGGAGCTTTTTTGCCAAATGTCTGTGGACAATATGGAAATGTGGGGAAAGTTTGGGGGAATGTGGAAAGCAATACCCTGCATGTCATGATTTTGTGAATATGTTGCGAGTTGGAATGGTTGGAATCAGTGGAGGAATGTGGAAGCGTGGCAAAAATCTGccaaaataatcaataataatacactttttttctgagcAAAAGTGAAATGCTCTTTAGCATTCACACAATGAATAATGAATGCATCGacgatgtattttattaaattttttagtttttgaaaTTAACTCCACACCAACCTGAGTGAAGCGGCGTACGAGGCATGTCTTCCCGACTCCGGCGTTCCCGATGAGAACGATTTTGAACAGGTAGTCATAATCCTCCATACTCATGCTCACCTAAAGgaacaaacaaaatactgtgCAATTATCATAGCAGACACATTCAAGAAGACACTGACAGGCAGCTGCGGCCaagtggagactgcggagtATGGCATCCAGAGTTGAGGCACAAAAAAACGAATAACTGTCGGAATTTTTAGAAAAAGGTCAAATCAGAAGACAGACGTAATGCGCATGGTAATATTTAGGGACAAAATtggtaattttatgagaataaatgaaagaaaattgtGATTCTAAATGAATAAAGCTGAGTTTGACAACAatcaagtcataatattatcaggaaaaaaaaagtcataacctgacaaaaaatattttactgaaaAATATAGACTATCCAAgactaaataataattttacaagaatactcAGGAGGTTTGACCGTGTCCATGTATATCCGTAAGTCTGTACTATACTGccaccaggtggccaaggtcGACACACCAGAAGGTGCAGCACAATGTCAATTGAATTGAAGGaacaaaatgtggcaaaaacattttcattatttacattctatttaattacacCATTACTGTATggtttataaagtacaatattatagagtgctaatattttaattaaaaaacgaactttttttaaagaatttttttgggggggacggaacggattaatggcatttccattcatttcaatggggaaagatgatttgtgatAAAAGTGTTCTGAGCGCCGAGAatggtcaaggaacaaattaaactcgtatctcgaggcaccactgtcgACCATTTCCCTGCCTACGAAAAATCCATGAGCGATCGtcacccccaacccccccaaaaagattATAGTTGCCTATCGAAGTCACTAGATGGAGACAAAGCACTtcttttgtcgaaatgaaatTCCTCATgttacttcaacatagttctgtGGCACCAACATGCCACGAGATGGCTACTCAATTTTCTTCAACATACAGTGAACACCCGCGTATTCGTGGTTCGGCATTAGCAAATTTACAGATATTTGATAGGGAACTTATCTCCTTATCACCGATTAGCTGTTTTTGTATTCACGCCAAAGCCACgtctaatgtaaaaatattgctttggtgccatcttgtggcatctttgcatgttgaagtgagggaagGAGCTTCACCGTGTCTAattgaagggggaaaaagtaCTTTGTACACGTTGTATTGTGCAGCAGGTGTAGCTAACGTTGCATTCTGCGAGTGAAACCATAATGAACAAAAACtgttgtggggggaaaaaattaaaaaataaaccacaCAGCAGTACTGTGACGCTTCATAGTTGCCCGGTCATTGGAGTCACTATTTTCCCCTTTGCTAGACCGAGCGGACCAAGTTAAATTCGGATGGTTAACATCTTTGTTGACGTCTCGGCGAGGCTACAGTGAGGATAGCTAACGAGCAGCTAGCCACCGTGTGAAGCCATTTTGGCTCTATCCAGGCCATTTTGGCTCTTTTCCTTTGTGGAGATGTAGCCCGatggagggaggaaaaaaaagaaaaacaagaccgCGATTTACCTCAGTAGAACAAACCGGGGATGTCCCCGCTTTTGACGGCTACTCGCGATGCATCGGTCACCTCATCAAGCGGCGACACACAGCACGGCTGGCCGGGAGTAAGTAGCACAACTcctacgtgtgtttgtgtgtatcc of the Phyllopteryx taeniolatus isolate TA_2022b chromosome 8, UOR_Ptae_1.2, whole genome shotgun sequence genome contains:
- the rab30 gene encoding ras-related protein Rab-30, whose protein sequence is MSMEDYDYLFKIVLIGNAGVGKTCLVRRFTQGLFPPGQGATIGVDFMIKTVEIKGQKVKLQIWDTAGQERFRSITQSYYRSANALILTYDITCEDSFRCLPEWLREIEQYANNQVVTILVGNKIDLAEKREVARQRAEDFAEAQSMLYLETSAKESDNVEKLFLDLACQLIRESKHNKLDDNDAAPVPGEGKTISYLSCCSLN